A genomic segment from Bacillus cereus G9842 encodes:
- a CDS encoding YjcZ family sporulation protein, producing MSLHKQRDKGGDEAGHDNKSGFPSIIVLFIILIVVGVGYSEINF from the coding sequence ATCAGCCTTCATAAACAGCGGGATAAAGGCGGCGATGAGGCTGGTCACGATAATAAAAGCGGATTTCCATCCATTATTGTGCTCTTTATCATATTGATTGTAGTCGGAGTTGGCTATAGCGAAATTAACTTCTAA
- a CDS encoding TetR/AcrR family transcriptional regulator, with the protein MTKNLQTSQNIVEASFKLMAEHGIEKMSLSMIAKEVGISKPAIYYHFSSKEALVDFLFEEIFSDYHFANYFDKEQYTKENFAEKLIADGLHMLSEYEGQEGILRVINEFIVTASRNEKYQKRLFEIQEDFLHGFHDLLKQGARLGVVSQHATEENAHTLALVIDNMSNYMLMGFQLKYKEIWIRNVKSVMKEE; encoded by the coding sequence ATGACAAAGAATTTACAAACATCGCAAAACATTGTCGAGGCATCATTTAAACTCATGGCAGAGCACGGCATTGAGAAGATGAGCCTTTCCATGATTGCGAAAGAGGTAGGTATTTCAAAACCGGCTATTTATTATCATTTTTCTTCTAAAGAAGCGTTAGTCGATTTTTTATTTGAAGAGATTTTTTCTGATTATCATTTTGCAAATTACTTCGATAAAGAGCAGTATACGAAAGAAAATTTTGCAGAAAAGCTAATCGCAGATGGTTTACATATGCTCTCTGAGTATGAAGGGCAAGAAGGAATACTACGCGTTATCAATGAATTTATCGTAACTGCATCGCGAAATGAAAAGTATCAGAAACGATTATTTGAAATACAAGAGGATTTCTTACATGGTTTCCACGATTTATTGAAGCAAGGCGCGAGACTGGGCGTTGTGTCACAACATGCAACGGAAGAAAACGCTCATACGCTAGCGCTTGTGATCGATAATATGAGCAATTATATGCTCATGGGATTTCAGTTAAAATATAAAGAAATTTGGATTCGAAATGTGAAAAGCGTCATGAAGGAGGAGTAA
- a CDS encoding HIT family protein, translating into MNHTADNCIFCKIIDGQIPCSKVYEDEHVLAFLDISQVTKGHTLVIPKVHKQDIFALTPEIASHIFSVVPKIANAIKAEFNPVGFNLLNNNGEKAGQTVFHFHLHLIPRYGEKDGFGAVWKSHQNEYTMENLQNIASTIANSVK; encoded by the coding sequence ATGAATCATACAGCAGACAATTGTATTTTTTGTAAAATCATTGACGGGCAAATCCCTTGCTCAAAAGTATACGAAGATGAACATGTGCTTGCATTTTTAGATATTAGTCAAGTAACAAAAGGACATACTCTTGTTATTCCGAAAGTTCACAAACAAGACATTTTTGCGTTAACGCCAGAAATCGCATCACACATTTTTTCTGTCGTTCCAAAAATCGCAAATGCGATTAAAGCAGAGTTTAATCCAGTTGGCTTTAACCTACTTAACAATAACGGTGAAAAAGCTGGACAAACTGTGTTCCACTTCCACCTTCATTTAATTCCACGCTACGGTGAAAAAGATGGTTTCGGTGCTGTTTGGAAATCACACCAAAATGAATACACTATGGAAAATTTACAAAACATCGCAAGTACAATTGCAAATAGTGTGAAATAA
- a CDS encoding DUF1878 family protein: MDVVRRLEQAEYYVDLLFKMIDEEKCPFYSLIIKKKARKKDIERILNLCEKLNEQYVVEKAEGLLLFDALLDQFEKALPHQLEVNETAEALAKQGLFKPLMNEFLSMIAKK, translated from the coding sequence ATGGACGTTGTTAGAAGATTAGAACAAGCTGAATACTACGTAGACCTACTATTTAAAATGATTGATGAAGAGAAGTGTCCATTTTATTCTTTGATCATAAAGAAAAAAGCTCGTAAAAAAGATATTGAACGTATACTAAATCTTTGTGAAAAACTGAACGAGCAATATGTAGTGGAGAAAGCAGAAGGGCTTCTTTTGTTCGATGCGCTGTTAGATCAATTTGAAAAAGCGCTTCCACATCAGCTCGAAGTAAACGAAACTGCGGAAGCGCTAGCAAAACAAGGTTTATTTAAGCCGCTTATGAATGAATTCTTAAGCATGATTGCGAAAAAATAA
- the prsA gene encoding peptidylprolyl isomerase PrsA: protein MKKAMLALAATSVIALSACGTSSSDKIVTSKAGDITKEEFYDQMKTQAGKQVLNNMVMEKVLIKNYKVEDKDVDKKFDEMKKQYGDQFDTLMKQQGIKEETIKNSVRAQLAQEKAVEQSITDKDVKAKFEDYKKEIKASHILVKDEETAKKVKDELAQGKSFEELAKQYSEDTGSKEKGGDLGFFGPGKMVKEFEEAAQKLKKDEVSEPVKTQFGYHIIKVTDNHADATFDKSKADIKKSLAQEKTQDAQFMNDLMMKEIKKADVKVDDKDLKDLFKEQKADDKKEEKK from the coding sequence ATGAAGAAAGCTATGCTTGCCTTAGCCGCAACAAGTGTAATCGCATTATCAGCATGTGGAACATCATCATCAGACAAAATCGTTACATCTAAAGCTGGTGACATTACAAAAGAAGAATTCTACGATCAAATGAAGACACAAGCTGGTAAACAAGTACTAAACAACATGGTTATGGAAAAAGTTCTTATTAAAAACTACAAAGTTGAAGACAAAGATGTAGACAAAAAGTTCGATGAAATGAAAAAACAATACGGTGATCAATTCGATACACTAATGAAACAACAAGGTATTAAAGAAGAAACTATCAAAAATAGTGTGCGTGCTCAATTAGCTCAAGAAAAAGCGGTTGAACAATCGATTACTGATAAAGATGTAAAAGCAAAATTCGAGGATTATAAAAAAGAAATTAAAGCAAGTCATATCCTTGTAAAAGATGAAGAAACTGCTAAAAAAGTGAAAGATGAACTTGCTCAAGGTAAATCTTTCGAAGAATTAGCAAAGCAATACTCTGAAGATACAGGTTCAAAAGAAAAAGGTGGCGACTTAGGATTCTTCGGACCAGGGAAAATGGTAAAAGAATTTGAAGAAGCAGCTCAAAAGTTGAAAAAAGATGAAGTAAGCGAACCTGTAAAAACACAATTCGGTTACCATATTATTAAAGTAACTGATAATCACGCAGATGCAACTTTCGATAAATCAAAAGCTGATATTAAAAAATCACTAGCTCAAGAAAAAACGCAAGATGCTCAATTTATGAATGACTTAATGATGAAAGAAATCAAAAAAGCTGACGTAAAAGTTGACGATAAAGATTTAAAAGATCTTTTCAAAGAGCAAAAAGCTGACGATAAAAAAGAAGAAAAGAAATAA
- the ecsC gene encoding ecs operon protein EcsC, which translates to MITYEEKVIKELEQWKATFMKDSSMMTRFSKKVQTKVQQLIPAKVQKVLTETIRMMVQTISAGSNFIKPKLKETTWSLQRRDDEVRKKMDEYKKIAAAEGAGTGAGGILLGLADFPLLLTIKIKFLFDAATLYGFDTSKQEERLFILHVFQLAFSSDNHRKEIWKAIETWDTEKENHMDWEKFQTEYRDYIDLAKMLQLVPVIGAPVGAYANYQLLQRLGEVTMNCYRMRLLNRK; encoded by the coding sequence ATGATTACATATGAAGAAAAGGTTATAAAAGAACTGGAGCAGTGGAAAGCTACATTCATGAAAGATTCTTCTATGATGACACGGTTCTCAAAGAAAGTGCAGACGAAAGTACAACAGCTTATTCCGGCGAAAGTGCAAAAAGTCTTAACAGAAACGATTCGGATGATGGTGCAAACGATCAGCGCCGGATCAAACTTTATAAAGCCGAAGCTAAAAGAGACGACATGGTCACTGCAAAGACGTGATGACGAAGTGCGTAAAAAAATGGATGAGTACAAAAAAATAGCTGCGGCAGAAGGAGCAGGGACGGGGGCTGGTGGTATTTTACTCGGTCTTGCTGACTTTCCGCTTTTACTTACGATTAAAATTAAATTTTTATTCGATGCAGCAACGTTGTATGGATTTGATACAAGTAAACAAGAAGAGCGTCTTTTTATTCTTCACGTTTTCCAACTCGCCTTTTCAAGTGACAATCACAGAAAAGAAATATGGAAAGCAATTGAAACGTGGGATACAGAAAAAGAAAATCATATGGACTGGGAAAAGTTCCAAACAGAATACCGAGACTATATCGATTTAGCGAAAATGCTTCAGCTCGTACCAGTAATCGGTGCCCCGGTAGGCGCATATGCGAACTATCAATTGCTGCAAAGACTTGGAGAAGTGACAATGAATTGTTATCGTATGCGATTGCTAAATAGAAAGTAA
- the ecsB gene encoding ABC transporter permease EcsB has translation MNSTALWKERFRHFLKEVRTYSKYVFNDHLKFIFVFIIGAGAYYYQQWLQTLTSSFPTALVMAVLIGLVLTAGSIQTLLKEADLVYLLPVEEKLKPYFTKAFLFTFMIQLYIIAIVAAALAPLYFQQMKQTGAGYIWIVLAFVIVKAWNLFVAWEKSFLTDQNIQRVDWFIRFILNGLFVYFLVERTSVLVIGGIVLLMVLYLAIMHQMVKGKPLNWEYLISEEGKKMMLLYRIANMFVDVPALKERVSRRKWLDFILSIIGEKRTYLYLYTRTFLRSGNYFGLYVRLLALGGVILYFIPFLYGRFIVSFIFLYLIGYQLLTLWKHHRMKIWLDLYPVKVDEKKKDFLTLLNVILIIGSVIFTVIFALATKDFMMTGILLVVSILFSIGFVYQYGAKRIERLN, from the coding sequence ATGAATAGCACAGCGTTATGGAAAGAACGATTTCGTCACTTTCTAAAAGAAGTTCGTACATATAGTAAATACGTATTTAATGATCATTTGAAATTTATTTTCGTGTTCATCATCGGTGCGGGAGCGTATTATTACCAGCAATGGTTACAAACGTTAACATCTTCCTTTCCAACTGCGCTCGTAATGGCAGTATTAATTGGACTCGTGTTAACAGCTGGATCCATTCAAACGTTATTAAAAGAAGCGGATCTCGTTTACTTACTGCCAGTTGAAGAAAAGTTAAAACCTTACTTCACCAAGGCATTTCTTTTTACATTTATGATTCAGTTATACATAATCGCAATCGTAGCAGCTGCGCTTGCTCCGTTATACTTCCAACAAATGAAGCAAACCGGTGCTGGCTACATATGGATTGTCCTCGCATTTGTCATTGTAAAAGCGTGGAATTTATTCGTCGCGTGGGAAAAATCATTTTTAACAGATCAAAATATACAAAGAGTTGATTGGTTTATTCGTTTTATCTTAAACGGTTTATTTGTATATTTCCTTGTAGAACGTACTTCAGTTCTTGTTATTGGCGGAATCGTTCTGCTCATGGTGTTATATCTTGCTATCATGCATCAAATGGTAAAAGGAAAGCCGCTAAACTGGGAGTATTTAATTTCTGAAGAAGGTAAGAAAATGATGCTGCTGTACCGAATTGCAAATATGTTCGTTGATGTACCAGCATTAAAAGAAAGAGTATCTCGCCGAAAATGGCTGGATTTCATTCTGTCGATAATCGGCGAAAAGCGCACATATTTATACTTATATACGAGAACGTTTTTAAGATCAGGTAACTATTTTGGATTATATGTGCGTCTGCTCGCTCTTGGAGGAGTTATTCTTTACTTCATTCCATTTTTATACGGGCGATTTATCGTAAGTTTTATTTTCCTATACTTAATTGGCTATCAGCTATTAACTTTATGGAAACATCACCGCATGAAAATTTGGCTTGATTTGTATCCAGTAAAGGTAGATGAAAAGAAGAAAGATTTTCTTACTTTATTAAATGTGATTCTAATCATCGGGAGCGTAATCTTTACAGTTATATTTGCACTAGCAACGAAAGATTTCATGATGACAGGAATTTTACTTGTCGTAAGCATATTATTTAGTATCGGTTTCGTTTACCAATACGGTGCGAAGCGCATTGAACGTTTAAATTGA
- a CDS encoding HTH-type transcriptional regulator Hpr: protein MKSGEKDYSVKEAMIFSQRIAQLSKALWKCVEKDWQQWIKPYDLNINEHHILTIAYHLKGASISEIAKFGVMHVSTAFNFSKKLEERGYLVFSKKEDDKRNTYIEITDKGEELLLRLMEEYDPENNSVFNGALALRNFYGKFPENIELIAILRNIYGQDFIDIFEKSLEDIEENFTESDQKLVKK, encoded by the coding sequence ATGAAAAGTGGAGAAAAAGATTACTCGGTAAAAGAAGCGATGATTTTCAGCCAACGCATTGCTCAATTATCGAAAGCGTTATGGAAATGTGTAGAGAAAGATTGGCAGCAGTGGATTAAACCTTACGATTTAAATATTAATGAACATCATATTTTAACAATCGCTTATCATTTAAAAGGGGCTTCTATTTCTGAGATTGCTAAGTTTGGAGTTATGCACGTATCAACGGCGTTTAACTTCTCTAAAAAGCTTGAAGAACGCGGCTATCTTGTATTCTCAAAAAAGGAAGATGATAAACGAAATACGTACATTGAAATTACAGACAAAGGGGAAGAATTACTACTTCGCTTAATGGAGGAGTATGATCCTGAAAATAATTCAGTGTTTAATGGGGCTCTTGCACTTCGTAATTTTTATGGGAAGTTCCCAGAAAATATCGAACTGATTGCAATCCTGCGTAATATTTACGGACAAGACTTCATCGATATTTTTGAGAAATCATTAGAAGATATTGAAGAGAACTTTACAGAATCCGATCAAAAGTTAGTTAAGAAATAA
- a CDS encoding PH domain-containing protein: protein MYKRQHPITMLLELKITDFIPLIIFMFSLNGKFPFWYLIPAAFGLLTVFSAFEKWYYTTYWVENNVLHVKKGLFVKKESYLNKERVQTINTSSNVLYQMLGLKKIQIETAGGGDEAEVSLAGITAEEAAELIALLNEPTPEVKAEGTLDEATENVVEKAIVTEEKQTTEYKLTWKEILLASVTSGQFGLLFSLIFFVYHQVDEYIPKWIENGVKSYVMEHDIYGWIFMVAILLVLSWIISTIGYALKHGDFTVNRRNDEVRISQGLLEKKELVLKLHRIQGITIKESILRQPFGYCAVQVEVIQSEGKEEKVTLHPIIRKNRVQQLLAHLQLPYELNANIIALPKAALRRYLIDSFIFFAMLAIPLLGISIYSEKHFIMWALIPLAILIFTLGYATFKTNGYSVNGEQITLVYRSVGKYTGLIRRRHVQSMEKTQSYFQRRADLCTYKFSSASSSYKIEHTRVEDAERMQDWYKKRMREE, encoded by the coding sequence ATGTATAAGAGGCAGCATCCAATCACGATGTTATTAGAATTGAAAATAACAGATTTTATACCACTCATTATTTTCATGTTTAGCTTAAACGGAAAATTCCCGTTTTGGTATTTAATTCCCGCAGCATTTGGTTTACTCACCGTTTTTTCAGCATTTGAAAAATGGTATTACACAACATATTGGGTTGAAAATAACGTATTACATGTGAAAAAAGGTCTCTTCGTGAAAAAGGAGAGCTACTTAAATAAAGAACGTGTTCAAACGATTAATACAAGTTCTAACGTACTATATCAAATGCTCGGTTTGAAAAAAATTCAGATTGAAACAGCTGGTGGGGGCGATGAAGCAGAAGTTAGCTTAGCTGGTATTACGGCAGAAGAAGCGGCGGAGCTTATTGCTTTGCTAAATGAGCCAACTCCAGAAGTGAAAGCAGAAGGAACGTTAGACGAAGCAACAGAAAATGTAGTAGAAAAAGCAATTGTTACAGAGGAAAAACAAACGACAGAATATAAATTAACTTGGAAAGAGATTTTATTAGCATCTGTTACATCTGGTCAATTTGGACTATTATTCTCTTTAATCTTTTTCGTTTATCACCAAGTAGATGAGTACATTCCGAAATGGATAGAGAATGGCGTAAAGTCGTATGTAATGGAACATGATATATATGGCTGGATTTTCATGGTAGCCATTTTACTCGTTCTTTCTTGGATTATATCTACAATCGGTTACGCGTTAAAACATGGCGATTTCACAGTGAATCGAAGAAATGACGAAGTTCGCATTTCACAAGGATTACTTGAGAAAAAAGAGCTCGTACTAAAATTGCATCGTATTCAAGGTATTACGATAAAAGAAAGTATTTTACGCCAACCATTCGGTTATTGTGCTGTGCAAGTAGAAGTCATTCAAAGTGAGGGAAAAGAAGAAAAAGTTACACTGCATCCTATCATTCGAAAAAATCGAGTGCAACAGTTACTCGCCCATTTACAATTACCATACGAACTGAATGCAAACATTATTGCATTACCAAAAGCAGCATTGCGCCGCTATCTCATTGATAGTTTTATCTTCTTCGCAATGCTAGCAATCCCGCTTCTTGGAATAAGTATATACTCTGAAAAGCACTTCATCATGTGGGCATTAATTCCGCTCGCAATCCTTATCTTTACACTTGGATACGCAACATTTAAAACAAATGGTTACAGTGTTAACGGAGAACAAATTACACTTGTCTATCGTAGCGTCGGAAAATACACAGGACTTATTAGAAGAAGACACGTCCAATCAATGGAGAAGACACAATCATATTTCCAGCGCCGCGCGGATTTATGTACGTATAAGTTTTCTAGTGCATCATCTAGTTATAAAATAGAGCATACGAGAGTAGAAGACGCGGAGAGAATGCAGGATTGGTATAAGAAGAGAATGAGGGA
- a CDS encoding YtxH domain-containing protein encodes MSKAKSFITGVICGGAVAGLAVLFSTPSSGKDMRGKLKEKGNDIKKTLADITADTKLLKRQIVETASEGKEVFQELKDDMQDTLSNWKQDISQNKRHIEKEILDIQKSIEKLQEAVPEKA; translated from the coding sequence ATGTCAAAAGCTAAATCCTTTATTACAGGTGTTATTTGCGGGGGAGCAGTTGCTGGACTAGCCGTTCTTTTCTCAACTCCTTCTTCTGGTAAAGACATGCGCGGCAAGTTAAAAGAAAAAGGAAATGATATTAAAAAGACTTTAGCTGATATTACAGCTGATACGAAATTATTAAAGCGTCAAATTGTTGAAACTGCTTCAGAAGGTAAAGAAGTGTTTCAAGAACTAAAAGATGACATGCAAGACACGCTTTCTAACTGGAAACAAGATATTTCTCAAAACAAGCGCCATATTGAGAAAGAAATTTTGGACATCCAAAAGTCAATTGAGAAACTACAAGAAGCTGTTCCAGAAAAAGCGTAA
- the ecsA gene encoding ABC transporter ATP-binding protein EcsA has translation MSELLRVENVTGGYTKRPVLKDVSFSVNKGELVGLIGLNGAGKSTTIKHIIGLMEPKKGTVTINGKTIRDDMTAYRSSFSFIPETPVLYDELTLEEHLKLTAMAYGVDEKQYEERVGQLLHEFRMKNRLKWFPSHFSKGMKQKVMIMSAFLVEPSLYIVDEPFVGLDPLAIQSLLQMMDQMKKSGAGILMSTHILATAERYCDSFIILHQGEVRAKGTLAELQSQFNMPGATLDDIYIALTKEEDYE, from the coding sequence ATGAGCGAGTTATTGCGTGTAGAAAATGTTACAGGAGGATATACGAAACGACCTGTATTAAAAGACGTTTCGTTCTCTGTTAATAAAGGCGAACTTGTCGGCTTAATCGGTTTAAATGGAGCTGGTAAAAGTACGACGATTAAACATATTATCGGTTTAATGGAACCGAAAAAAGGAACTGTCACAATTAATGGGAAAACAATTCGTGATGATATGACAGCGTACCGTTCTAGCTTTTCATTCATTCCAGAAACGCCGGTATTATATGATGAATTAACGTTAGAAGAGCATTTGAAATTAACAGCGATGGCGTACGGCGTCGATGAAAAACAATATGAAGAACGTGTAGGACAACTATTACATGAATTTCGAATGAAAAATCGTTTAAAATGGTTTCCATCTCATTTCTCAAAAGGGATGAAACAAAAAGTAATGATTATGAGCGCGTTTTTAGTTGAGCCATCTCTTTACATAGTAGACGAACCTTTCGTTGGATTAGATCCGTTAGCAATTCAATCTCTTCTTCAAATGATGGATCAAATGAAAAAGAGTGGAGCCGGTATTTTAATGAGCACACATATTTTAGCGACGGCAGAGCGTTATTGTGATTCGTTCATTATTCTGCATCAAGGTGAAGTAAGAGCGAAGGGAACATTAGCTGAACTGCAATCACAGTTTAATATGCCAGGTGCAACGTTAGATGATATTTACATCGCGCTAACAAAGGAAGAAGATTATGAATAG
- a CDS encoding PH domain-containing protein: MDPLKNEINPDMVKVWKIRAVIEEGIGILVILAYLFLMIKFDWWAWILYVMIGLTVVFAPFSYFLFPKLRQRYYSYQLNEEELEIQHGLFVVKRVLVPMIRVQHVTIEQGPIMRKYGLAELHISTAATSHSIPGLTMYEAEMLKTKIAELAKVSDEDV, translated from the coding sequence ATGGATCCATTGAAAAATGAAATTAACCCTGACATGGTCAAAGTGTGGAAAATTCGTGCTGTAATTGAAGAAGGGATCGGTATACTCGTCATTTTAGCTTACCTTTTCCTCATGATAAAGTTTGATTGGTGGGCGTGGATTTTGTATGTGATGATTGGGCTAACAGTTGTGTTCGCGCCATTTTCGTACTTCTTATTCCCGAAACTACGTCAACGTTATTACAGCTACCAACTAAATGAAGAAGAACTTGAAATTCAGCATGGTCTTTTCGTCGTAAAGCGCGTATTAGTACCGATGATTCGTGTGCAGCACGTTACGATTGAACAAGGACCAATTATGAGAAAATACGGATTAGCAGAATTACACATTTCAACAGCAGCAACTTCTCACAGCATTCCAGGCTTAACGATGTATGAAGCAGAAATGTTGAAAACGAAAATCGCAGAATTAGCGAAAGTGAGTGATGAGGATGTATAA